AAACGGGAACGAGAGCAATTATTAAAAGCTCCCCTTTACATAGGTTTTATTGAGGAGATTAGGGAGATGCATCCGGGGATGGGCCTGCGCAAGATATATGAACAGTTCGAACCAGAAGGCATTGGACGGGATGCTTTTATAATATTAGGTTTACGCGAAGGCTATCGTTTACGGGCCTTAGAAAGTCCCTATAAGACTACTTACAGCGATAAGGGAAGTCAATATGGTAATGTACTGATAGGAAAGAGGTTTACAAATGTCAACCAATTATGGGTTAGTGACCTTTTTTATTTTCCATTAGGGGGACAGCATTATTACGTTGTATTAATAATGGATGTTTATTCTCGACGGATCATAGGATATTCGGTTTCTGACAATATGCGGTCAGAGAATAATATTGCTGCATTAACAATGGCACTCAACCTCAGAGGCATTGATGATTATAATAATGAGTTGATTCATCATTCTGACAGAGGTTCGCAATATACGAGTACTGATTATACGAACTTACTTAAATCCTATGGCATAAGGATCAGTATGTGTACTAACGTACTTGAAAATGCACATTGCGAGCGGGCAAATGGAACCATAAAAAATGAATACCTCAAAAGGTGGAGTATCCAAAATTTTGGACAGTTAAAGAAACGAGTAGCCATGGCTGTTGAAAACTACAACAACCGTTTACACAATTCTTTAAAGATGACACCAATGGTTTATGAAACATATATCAAAGACCTAAAGGAAAAAGAAAGACCCGAAATGGAAGTCTTTACAATAAACAAAATGTTAGATAATCCAATGCAACTTGAATTACAATTTGATTTATAATTAACTAAAATTGGTCAAGCTATTTTAGGCATTGACAAACCAGCAACGAGTAACCAGTAACAAGCACCCAGCAACCAGCTTACCGCTGAATGGGAATTTTTCTGCGCAAACGCTCCTCTTCGGCCCTGCGCTCTGAAAGAATGGAATCGATGCTCTCCTGTACGGATTTTTCAAAACGGGCATCGCACAGGCTATCCAGGATGGGACTGAGTTCCAGCACTTTTACTTTATATAAGGTATCAATGGCCCTGCGTTCCTGGTAGCTCAGTTTGATTTGGGTTCGGTTCTTACTGTCGTCACAGGCTGAAAACAGCAGTGTTCCCGAAATACAAAAGACAAGGCAATAAATAGCAGGAAATTTTTTATCTAAACGCATGGTTCACTATAATCTTTGAATCCAAAATTTACAACCAGCAACGAGTAACCAGCAACCAGCAACGAGTAACCAGCAACCAGCAACCAGCTACCTCTCCTCATCCACATCAATCACCTTTTTTCTCAGCTCAAAATGTTTGCCCAGGTAAACCTTTCGAACCATTTCATCTGCTGCAAGCTCCTCGGCTGTTCCCGATTTCAGGATACTTCCTTCAAACATGAGATACGCCCGGTCGGTGATGGAAAGCGTCTCCTGTACGTTGTGGTCGGTGATGAGAATACCGATATTTTTGGTTTTTAATTTCGCAACGATATACTGGATATCTTCCACAGCGATGGGGTCGATCCCGGCGAAGGGTTCATCCAGTAAAATGAAATTGGGATTGGTGGCCAGGGATCTTGCTATTTCGGTTCTGCGACGTTCGCCTCCCGATAACATGTCACCATGGCTTTTGCGTACTTTTTCCAGTCCGAATTCATCGATCAGGGACTCGAGTTTTTCCTTTTGTTCGCTTTTGGACAAATCCGTCATTTCCAGGATGGCCATGATGTTGTCTTCCACACTTAATTTTCGAAATACGGACGGCTCTTGCGGCAGGTAACCGATGCCTTTTCGCGCCCGCTTGTACATCGGCAGATCGGTGATCTCCTCATCATCGATAAAAACTTCTCCTTCATTGGGTTTGATGAATCCAACTACCATATAAAAGGAAGTGGTTTTGCCTGCCCCGTTAGGTCCCAGCAAACCGACGATCTCCCCACGGTTGACTTCAATGGAAACCCCGCGAACGACTTCGCGTTTGCCATATACTTTCACTAAATTTTCAGCCCTTAATTTCATTCATTCCTGTTTGTCCTGAAATATTTGTTTCCGAAACGCCCCAAATCCTGCTCTCTGCATCAATCTACATAAACAATCTTTCTCAAAAACCTGAATCCCAGCGTCACTTCAAACGTTTGGTTTCTGATCTTACGTTCGGCAATCGTTCTTTGTTGCCCGGTATATGGATCAGTAACGTTTGGAATGGCCGGTTGCATATATTGGTTGGAAAAATCAGGATTGTAGGTAAATTCCAGCATCATCCCGAAAAATTCGGAAATTTCAAATTCAAGACCGCCCCCTGCGATAAGCCCGTAATTGATGTCACGGATGAAGGTCGGATCATCAAAAGGATAAATGGCGTAGCCCGGGTTGAGGGCATTGAAATCAGAATACTCTGACAGGTTGGTGTTTATGGTATAATCCAGCCGTATACCCAGCAGGTAAAAGAATTTGCTACTCAGACCGAATTCGAATTTTTGCTTCATCCCGGCAGAAAGCACAGCATTGTTGAATAAAAATTCCCTCGCCGGTGGACGGGTATAATTGCCACTGAAAGGGTTGATGTAAAGCCTGTTGCGCAAAGCACTTCCTTTTACATGATATCCTACTTGCGCAAATACAGCAAACTGGTTATCTTCCGATAAACTTTCGATAAACAGATCTCCGTGGTATTTAAACAAAGGATCCTGTTCAAATCCGTTCCAGTTCTGAAACCCGACGCACAGGCCTCCTTTTACTCCAAAAAAGTAACCTCCCTGTCCCAGGGCCATTCCCCCCAGGGCAATGAATAACGTTAGCGTAATAATTTTTTTCATTCGTCTAAAATAGATTTTAGCTTAAAATATATAATCACACTTAGCAAACCAACAACCAGCTCTTAATGCTTCTTCATCCATTCCAATATGGCCTGCGTATTTTTTGCCGCGATATCCTCCGGTAAATTTACCTTTTTGTATTCTTCCAGATCAAATGCCAGCGGGGTCTTATTTTCATCTTTCATTCTAATGACAAGGTAGCGGTTATTTCGGGCACTTTTAGGAATATTGGTGTCTAGTTCCGCCGGCTCGGACAGCAGAGGATTGATCGAAAATTCGCTCTTATCAAAATCATATCGGGGAATCAGACACTGGGTGCCGCCGTTGGTCGTCGGAAAAAGGAAAAGCGAGGCAAAAGAGGTTTCACTCAGGGCGTATTCCGAAAAAGGCAAAACACTTTTGGGTGCACTGGGGTCACGCAGGTCAAAGGCAAAGGTGCCCTCATCAAAAGCATACCCGATCAGGAATTGTTCCCATACCTCTACCCGCTGAATCATCCCTGATTGTGCATCTTCTCCATATCGTTCGGAAAGGTATTTTGGTTTCAGGGCAGGCAACAATTTTTTGGCCTCCAGGTCATAGCAATACACACGATCAAAACCGCGAATGCCCAATAAGTTGCTGGCATTATTGTAATTGATCCGCGCCAGGTAATAAGGGTAATCAGGAGAGTTGTTGACGGGAAGGGTGATCCTGTCTGCCTGTTCGCAGGTTTCGCTGTTGAAAAGTACCAATATGCGGTGACTGTCTCCATATTCGTTATCGTAAGTCGTTGAATCAGCCATGATGTAGGCGATCAGGTTTTTTTCGGGCAGTACGAGTTTGTTGCCTTCTAAAACATTGCCCCTGATGGGACAGTCCCGGTTGGTATAGGCATCCGGATTGGAGGAATCATCCATAACGGAAGTGGAGTCCGCCTGTGAATTTTCAGTGTCTGTGTTTCCTGTTGAAGGAGTGTCTCCGCCACAGCCCATTAGAAAGATCAGACCAATTTGAAACAGAGTCAGAAATATTTTTCTCATAATAATTAATGTTTATGCATTTTTCTTTGGTTGACGCTTGTCCTTGTACAATACAAAGGTAAACTTAAAACTTTGAATAGGATAAAAAGCCGGATTTTACTTTAACGGTTAACGGTTCTGAAATTGTTATAAATATGTTAAAAAATGTTCAAATACGAAACTTCTCGTATGTAAATTTGCATTTACGAAGAGTTTCGTATAAGTTTGTCCTACGAAAAAATTCGTAATTCATCAATTGCAATGCATCATTCAATGAATATATTACCCAAACCTACAGAGTCCGAACTTGAGATCTTACAATTGTTGTGGGAGCACGGGCCTTCTACGGTGCGGTTTATCAACGATAAGCTCAATATTTCACGTGAAGTTGGATATACCACGAGTTTGAAACTTATGCAGATCATGCACGAAAAAGGGCTCGTTGAACGCAATACCGATTCGCGCACCCATATTTATACCGCATTGGTAACCAAGCGGGAGACCCGGGGCCGACTGTTGAACCAGTTTCTGGACAAAGCATTCAGCGGTTCCGCTATGGAACTCGTGATGCAGGCTCTTGGCAACCACAAGGCTTCCCAGGATGAGCTGGATGAGATCAAAGCACTCATTGCCAGGATCGAAGAAGAGCAGGAAGGGGAGATTAAGTAAAAAACAAAAAGACAGATCATGCATCAATTCATATCAGAAGATCTAATCAATGCGTTGGGATGGACCGTTTTACACTCCCTGTGGCAGGCCATGTTGGTGGCACTTTTAATGGCAGGTGCCATGATATTATTGCAAAAACGTCAGGCGAAATTAAGGTATCATTTAGCCAATACCGGGCTGCTAATGGTGGTGCTTTTAGCCATTTATACTTTTTTTAGTCTCTACGGAAGCGTACCGGTTACGGAATTATCCGGCTACTACACGGGAGATGGCCTGTTAGAAACTTCCCCGGTGATCATGGAAACAAGCTTCCGGAACATTTTTGAATCCTATTTCAATCAGCATATGCCCCTTATCGTGGTAATCTGGTTTATGGGGATGGTTCTCTTTTTGTTGAGAATGCTTGGAGGGCTCGCCTACATCGAATATCTAAAAAACCGGTTCACAAGGGATATGCCGGTACTTTGGCAGGATCGCATGGAAAGGCTGTCAAAAAAACTATCTTTAAAAAGAAAGGTACGGTTACTGGAATCTGCTCTGGTAACGGTGCCTATGGTGATCGGCTGGATAAAGCCCGTGATCCTCATTCCTGTGGGGGCTGTCAACGGCCTCACCATGGAACAGGCGGAAGCCGTTTTAGCTCATGAACTGGCCCACATTTCAAGGCATGATTTTCTTATAAACCTGTTGCAATCCCTTGTAGAGGTGATCTTTTACTTCAACCCTGCCGTTTGGTGGATATCCGCCGTGATCAGGGCCGAAAGGGAAAATTGTTGCGACGATATTGCCCTGGGATTATGTGAGAACCGGCTTGCTTATGCCAAGGCTTTGGTAGTCATCCAGGAGCAAAATAAAACCCGGGTTCCGGGCATGGCACTGGCCTTTTCCAATCGCCGGAAACAAATGCTCAACCGAATTGGCAGAATTTTAAATCACCCGCAAAATAAATCTAAAATTATGGAAAAGTTTGTAATCACTTCTCTGCTCATCCTGGCCCTCCTGGGGATTTCAATGAGCGAGTATCGTACACCGGATGATCTTACCGGGAAGAAAGATCTTGTTACCGCTACCGAAAGTTCAGAGGTTATCGTGGAAAAATCCCTGGCGGCTTCGCCCGTTACTTTGCCGGACACCCTGCCTCAGGGAAAGAATCGCCTGATTGTGGAACGTGAAGATCAAAAAATGGAAGTGGAGATCGAAGACGGAGAGATCAGGACGATGAAAATTGACGGAAAGGAAATTCCTGCCAATGAGTTTAAAAACCATGCGATGGAAGTGGAGGAACTTTGGAATGTTCAGCCGGAAGCATCCGACCATGTGTTCAGGGTAGAACCATTAGATAGACACGGGATGCGTTTTCGTTCCGGCGACGGACAGGATTTTCAATATTTCCTCGACGATAAGGAAAATTTTCATTTTGAAATGCCCGATGTCCATTTTGACAATAAGATGTTTTTCCTGGATGAAGATGGCAATAATGTGTTTGTCGTTCCCGATGTTGATTTTAATCTCCCGGATGATTTTGCACAACAATATAAGCAGCAAATGGAGAAACTTCAACTCCAGTTACAGGAAAATCAGTATCTTTCAAAGGATAAATTAAAGGAACTGCTGGAGCGTCAAAAACTTATCGAGGAGAAATATCTGCGTCAGCTGGATGAACAAACCCGGCAACTGGACAGGCACAAGATCATCATCGAAAGCGATCGGGACAAACTACAGGATCGCCAAAGAGCCCTGGAAAAAGCTCAAAGAGAAAAGAATTGGGTCATTCAAAAAGATGCTTTAATTTTACAGGACGGATTGAGCAGGGGAGACGGAGATGTATTTATTCTGGGCCGTCATGGAAATCGCCAGAGTGATATGTTGGTACGCCGGTTGAAAGCAGACGGTTTGATTGGCAATACAGAGGAGTATAAGGTGGAACTGTCCGGAAAAAGCCTGAAGATCAATGGCAAAAAACAATCAAGTGAAGTTCATGGCAAATATCTGAAATTGTACGAATCATTGTCCGGTTTTGAAATGGGCAAAAAAAGTAAAATAGTCATTGAAAATAAAGAATAAAAACTGAGTTGCTGAGTAAGCAATAATTAGAAATCACCCGACATTAATTAACAAAAAACAACAACATGCGAAATTTAAAAATGATCCTCCTCACTTTTTTGGCCTTGTTTATGACTGCGGGCAGCCTCATGGCACAAGAGAAGGTAAAAACAGAAAAGAAGAAAGTAGTCATTGTTAAAGAAACGGTGGATGAAGACGGCAAGGTCGTCAGAGAAAAAATTGTCAAAGAAGGAGATGCGGCGGACGACGTTGAATGGCACCAAAAGGATGGGGACGAAAAAGTGGTGATTATCAAAAAAGGTAAAGGCGGTAAAAAGATGACTGTGATCGTCGATGGAGAAAGTGATGAAATAGATATGGATGAGTTTGAACATGAAATGGGGAAATCCATGAATGTGAATGTAAATGTCGATGAAAATGACGGACATAAAAATATGGTCATTAAGATTACCGGCGATGATGGAGAAGTGGAGACGATTAACTGGCAGGGAGATGGCGATATGTCGGAGGAATTAAAAAAGGAACTTGAGGAAAAAGGGGTGCATATTGAAATGATCGATGAAGACCAGGATAAAGGTAAGATGATGTTTATCCAGTCCGACAGACCCTTTCTTGGTGTCGTGGGTGCCCAAACCGTTGAAATAACAAAAGAATCGGATAATGATGAGGGAGAGGTGGTTGAAGAGGTAATGGAAGAGAGTGAAGATGGTGGGGCCCTGATCGGTGAGGTAGTTGAAGGCAGTGCCGCTGAAGAAGCCGGCCTGCAAAAAGGAGATGTCATCACTAAAATTAATGAGGAGCGTATCCGGAATTTCTCTGATTTGGCTAACGCACTCGGAAAATTCAAAGTAGAGGATAAAATCAAGATCTCTTACCTGAGAGATAATAAGAATGGAACCACCTCGGCAACGCTTAAAAAACAATCAGGGGGGCTTTCGGGAAATCATTTTCAATGGACGGATGATGAAGGAGAGAACTACATTTTTGAGGGCGACGGAGCAAAAGGCGAGACCATAATCATAGAAGTGGAAGACAAGGACGGGGTAAAAGAAAAAAAGGTCATCATCAAGGAAAAGAAAAATAAAAAATCAAAGTCTTCCCAGGAAAGGTAGTAAATTATATTTCGAAATAATGTATATAAAAAGGGCGGGATTTCATTCCGCCCTTTTTATATATCCTAAAAAAATGTAATTCAAATGTAAATTATTAAAAAAATATTTGTCACAAATTTAATTTTATGGAATATGATTAATACTTAAAAATGCCGATTTTGTTAGCAAAAAACTTTCTCTATCATCAATATATATAATGCAATTAAGATTTTATAAATAATTGAATAATAATTATTTAATTCGCATTTCGTGTTGAAAATATGTCTGCGAAACAGGCATTCAATCAAATAGAAATGAATTAAAAAAATAATATATATCAATTTTTTGTTGCGTCACAATTTTTTATATTAAATTAAATTATTGTTGTTTTTTACTTACTTCTGCTTTTTATTTGCGTTTGAAATAACAATTTCCCTTTCAAATTATTAGAACAAACACCAACTCAATTAAGGTTATATCCTTTCTTGCAAGTGGGTGCTCCCCCTACAATTTTATCCTCTTTCAAATTTAAATTTAAGACAGTAATTTAACATTACAGTTTCAGGGCATTCCTGTCTGTAATATCCACAAAATGGCTTGGCTCCATTTGGCTTCTTGTAATGTATTGTTCATTACAAGTCCTCAAATTTTATTGCCCGGCTATAAAATAAATACTTTCCATTATGGAGGGGACGAAGCAATCAAATTTACAGATTCTGGATTCGGGCAGAGCAAATACGCTTATGCCCTTTAACTATTTTAACAAATTGAATCAGGCACCACTTTTCACAAAAAAGCAAATTATGAAAAAGCTTTACTCACCAGTTGTCCATTTTACACAAAACCTTTTTTCAGCTAAATCCATTACTCACCTGAAGGGTTTGAGTATGGCGGCATTGCTTTTACCTATAATGACGTTATTGCCCTTAGCGGGACAAGGACAGGTGGAAGGTTCGATTTCAGCGGCAGGCAAGCCTATTGTTGAAATGACAAACGTCGATTGTACCGCTCCGGTTATCAATGTGGTTTACACCACTCAGGAAACGGATTGTGGGGCCAGAGACGGTTCTATTAATATCCAGATCATGGATCTTAATGCCTCGCCTTCGACTTATGCCATCAACCTTGAGCATGGGAATAAAGGTTTGACCACCTATTCCGGCCTGATGGCTGTAGGAGGGGTGCTTACCCTTTCGGATATGGCAACAGGTGCCTATTCTTCCATCTCGGTGACCCGAGAAACGGATGATTGCACCTCGCAAATATACAGCGAGGCCATGATGATCCGCCACGGATGCGACGAGGTGTACGAAGAGCGTACAGGTTGTGGAACAGGTACTATTTCTTATCTAAACTGTAACTATGAAACGGTGAGCATAAACAAGGCCTACCTGACCACCAATACCTACATTTACGTAGATAATGATTATCTGGGTTGTATCGCATATGTGGATGCAAACTGCCAGGTTCAACCATCGGAAACAGTTTATTGTGCCGATTTTTATAAAACAGAACCTACTCCTACCCATGGGTATCAGTATGGCCAGGTTCATTTTAATAAAGTAACAGGTGCCTCCAATGCCGGCATTTCTGAATTAAATGCAGAGCGGATTAATTGGATCATGTGTAACGGGAGCCTTTATGGTTACGATAAGGTTACCATCAACAGGGCCATTTGGAATTTCACTTCCGGCTCGACCTATGGATGCAATGCTTTGTGTTCAGCTGCCATTTCTGCTGTACCTTCCGTCCAGGGGGGCATTGCTGAGCAAATGGTATTTTATTTGCCTATTGGAAATTCATCTGTTCAGCCCTTTGTGAAATTCGCCTGTTATGAGGCACCTCCGAGTTTACCTGTTCCTCCTGATACCTATGTGTATGATTGCACCGATGGCAAAACCATTGACGTTTATACAAGCGGAGCCAATTGCGCCAATTCCCCTGATTCTGAAGTACAGGATTTAAACAGTGACGGAAACGTGTTCCAGGCAGTTATTGAAGTGGTATATAAAAACACTTACCCGGGAACATCAGTATCCGTTAACGTGGATGGGACTGATTATGACCTGGCGGAAGTGTCATTGGTAGGAACGAGTTCAAGTGTCTGGGCTTATAGAGGGTTGGTTACTGGTGCAGTCAATCATGTTTATCATA
This sequence is a window from Lewinellaceae bacterium. Protein-coding genes within it:
- a CDS encoding DDE-type integrase/transposase/recombinase, whose translation is MKTLYSLSGISKQGHMDALKREREQLLKAPLYIGFIEEIREMHPGMGLRKIYEQFEPEGIGRDAFIILGLREGYRLRALESPYKTTYSDKGSQYGNVLIGKRFTNVNQLWVSDLFYFPLGGQHYYVVLIMDVYSRRIIGYSVSDNMRSENNIAALTMALNLRGIDDYNNELIHHSDRGSQYTSTDYTNLLKSYGIRISMCTNVLENAHCERANGTIKNEYLKRWSIQNFGQLKKRVAMAVENYNNRLHNSLKMTPMVYETYIKDLKEKERPEMEVFTINKMLDNPMQLELQFDL
- the lptB gene encoding LPS export ABC transporter ATP-binding protein, yielding MKLRAENLVKVYGKREVVRGVSIEVNRGEIVGLLGPNGAGKTTSFYMVVGFIKPNEGEVFIDDEEITDLPMYKRARKGIGYLPQEPSVFRKLSVEDNIMAILEMTDLSKSEQKEKLESLIDEFGLEKVRKSHGDMLSGGERRRTEIARSLATNPNFILLDEPFAGIDPIAVEDIQYIVAKLKTKNIGILITDHNVQETLSITDRAYLMFEGSILKSGTAEELAADEMVRKVYLGKHFELRKKVIDVDEER
- a CDS encoding BlaI/MecI/CopY family transcriptional regulator → MNILPKPTESELEILQLLWEHGPSTVRFINDKLNISREVGYTTSLKLMQIMHEKGLVERNTDSRTHIYTALVTKRETRGRLLNQFLDKAFSGSAMELVMQALGNHKASQDELDEIKALIARIEEEQEGEIK
- a CDS encoding M48 family metalloprotease; translated protein: MHQFISEDLINALGWTVLHSLWQAMLVALLMAGAMILLQKRQAKLRYHLANTGLLMVVLLAIYTFFSLYGSVPVTELSGYYTGDGLLETSPVIMETSFRNIFESYFNQHMPLIVVIWFMGMVLFLLRMLGGLAYIEYLKNRFTRDMPVLWQDRMERLSKKLSLKRKVRLLESALVTVPMVIGWIKPVILIPVGAVNGLTMEQAEAVLAHELAHISRHDFLINLLQSLVEVIFYFNPAVWWISAVIRAERENCCDDIALGLCENRLAYAKALVVIQEQNKTRVPGMALAFSNRRKQMLNRIGRILNHPQNKSKIMEKFVITSLLILALLGISMSEYRTPDDLTGKKDLVTATESSEVIVEKSLAASPVTLPDTLPQGKNRLIVEREDQKMEVEIEDGEIRTMKIDGKEIPANEFKNHAMEVEELWNVQPEASDHVFRVEPLDRHGMRFRSGDGQDFQYFLDDKENFHFEMPDVHFDNKMFFLDEDGNNVFVVPDVDFNLPDDFAQQYKQQMEKLQLQLQENQYLSKDKLKELLERQKLIEEKYLRQLDEQTRQLDRHKIIIESDRDKLQDRQRALEKAQREKNWVIQKDALILQDGLSRGDGDVFILGRHGNRQSDMLVRRLKADGLIGNTEEYKVELSGKSLKINGKKQSSEVHGKYLKLYESLSGFEMGKKSKIVIENKE
- a CDS encoding PDZ domain-containing protein, giving the protein MRNLKMILLTFLALFMTAGSLMAQEKVKTEKKKVVIVKETVDEDGKVVREKIVKEGDAADDVEWHQKDGDEKVVIIKKGKGGKKMTVIVDGESDEIDMDEFEHEMGKSMNVNVNVDENDGHKNMVIKITGDDGEVETINWQGDGDMSEELKKELEEKGVHIEMIDEDQDKGKMMFIQSDRPFLGVVGAQTVEITKESDNDEGEVVEEVMEESEDGGALIGEVVEGSAAEEAGLQKGDVITKINEERIRNFSDLANALGKFKVEDKIKISYLRDNKNGTTSATLKKQSGGLSGNHFQWTDDEGENYIFEGDGAKGETIIIEVEDKDGVKEKKVIIKEKKNKKSKSSQER